From the genome of Geminocystis herdmanii PCC 6308, one region includes:
- a CDS encoding peroxiredoxin-like family protein: MLSPYSILSTIEKQKVSDGKITSIFSDKPSSYTLILVLSNLGDFDSLEYTWWLKKETDLLKTKNITVKAIAIGNRESGKKFCEYTGFCEENLFIDSSAELHRELQLYQGLNWNLSFFSESQNAWLNLLLMCAGIGSKGTLTEVFRGYIGDKNAPSLFKENESINIKPLPMMKGSLFNRVGKNYQRPFELATLRLQNMIEVLKHWNTYIPNNKYLTQRGGTFLFNKEGELIYEYRDKGILGFAENMNNPLIFLKKL, encoded by the coding sequence ATGTTATCTCCTTATTCGATTTTGAGTACCATAGAAAAACAGAAAGTTAGTGACGGTAAGATTACTTCAATTTTTTCTGATAAGCCATCTAGTTATACTTTAATTCTTGTTTTATCGAATCTCGGTGACTTTGACAGTCTCGAATATACTTGGTGGTTAAAAAAAGAAACAGATTTACTTAAAACTAAAAATATAACAGTAAAAGCCATTGCCATTGGCAATAGAGAATCAGGGAAAAAGTTTTGTGAATATACAGGATTTTGCGAAGAAAATTTATTCATTGATTCTAGTGCAGAACTTCATAGAGAATTACAATTATATCAAGGTTTAAATTGGAATTTAAGTTTCTTTTCAGAGTCACAAAATGCTTGGTTAAATCTATTATTAATGTGTGCAGGAATTGGAAGTAAAGGCACTTTGACAGAGGTTTTTCGAGGTTATATAGGAGACAAAAATGCACCATCTTTATTTAAAGAAAATGAATCAATCAATATTAAACCCTTACCGATGATGAAAGGCTCATTATTTAACCGTGTAGGAAAAAATTATCAACGTCCTTTTGAATTGGCTACATTACGTCTTCAGAATATGATTGAGGTTTTAAAACATTGGAATACTTATATACCAAATAATAAATATTTGACTCAAAGAGGAGGTACTTTTCTTTTTAACAAAGAAGGAGAGTTAATTTATGAATATCGAGATAAAGGAATATTAGGATTTGCTGAAAATATGAATAATCCACTGATATTTTTAAAAAAATTATGA
- a CDS encoding DUF5615 family PIN-like protein — MKVLLDECLPKKLKREIADNNYTIITVPEQGWAGTKNGKLLQLAQTEFDVFITIDNNLSAQQNITNFDLAIIVLFAPNNRLETLKPLVPKIKETLTNISSGKIVFIKK, encoded by the coding sequence ATGAAAGTGTTGCTTGATGAATGTTTACCTAAAAAGCTGAAACGAGAAATAGCAGATAATAACTATACTATAATTACCGTTCCAGAACAAGGTTGGGCAGGAACAAAAAATGGTAAATTATTACAACTTGCTCAAACAGAATTTGATGTATTTATCACCATTGATAATAATTTATCAGCCCAACAAAATATCACTAATTTTGATTTAGCTATTATTGTTTTATTTGCTCCAAATAATCGGTTAGAAACATTAAAACCGTTAGTACCAAAAATTAAGGAAACTCTTACCAATATTAGTTCAGGAAAAATAGTTTTTATAAAAAAATAA
- a CDS encoding DUF433 domain-containing protein — protein sequence MNNQLIVKDSEILSGIPVFKGTRVPVKNLLDYLEAGDSIEEFLDDFPSVKRENLLMFLNLSVKYYYESVA from the coding sequence TGAACAATCAATTAATTGTCAAAGATTCAGAAATCCTCTCAGGAATACCAGTATTTAAAGGTACTCGTGTACCTGTTAAAAATCTACTTGATTATCTGGAAGCTGGGGATTCAATCGAAGAATTTTTAGATGATTTTCCTAGTGTAAAAAGAGAAAATTTACTGATGTTTTTAAATCTTTCTGTTAAATATTATTATGAAAGTGTTGCTTGA